In one Corallococcus sp. EGB genomic region, the following are encoded:
- a CDS encoding glutathione S-transferase family protein, with amino-acid sequence MSLALYGHPFSSYTQKVLIALYENGTPFEFRCIGPDTPQHSAEWLRRWPLRKFPMLLDGERDIVETSIIIEYLQLMHPGPVRLLPTAPKAALDVRFLDRFFDLYIMNAAQHAVDGALTGDATKRKDGMAMAVEKLERAYGWLEGQLAGRTWAAGEDFTLADCAAAPSLFYADWTHRISESYPQLRAYRSRLLARPSFARAVEEARQYRPLFPLGAPDRD; translated from the coding sequence ATGTCGCTCGCGCTCTACGGTCATCCCTTTTCCTCGTACACGCAGAAGGTGCTCATCGCGTTGTATGAGAACGGCACGCCCTTCGAGTTCCGCTGTATCGGGCCAGACACGCCCCAGCACTCGGCCGAATGGTTGCGCCGCTGGCCGCTGCGCAAGTTCCCCATGCTGCTGGATGGCGAGCGCGACATCGTCGAGACGAGCATCATCATCGAGTACCTCCAGCTCATGCACCCCGGGCCCGTGCGTCTGCTGCCGACGGCTCCGAAGGCCGCGCTGGACGTGCGGTTCCTCGACCGCTTCTTCGACCTGTACATCATGAACGCGGCCCAGCACGCCGTGGACGGCGCGCTGACGGGGGACGCCACCAAGCGCAAGGACGGCATGGCCATGGCCGTGGAGAAGCTGGAGCGCGCCTATGGGTGGCTCGAAGGACAGCTGGCCGGACGCACCTGGGCCGCGGGCGAGGACTTCACGCTGGCGGACTGCGCGGCCGCGCCCTCCCTCTTCTACGCGGACTGGACGCACCGCATCTCCGAGTCCTATCCCCAACTGCGCGCCTACCGCTCGCGGCTGCTGGCGCGTCCGTCCTTCGCCCGCGCGGTGGAAGAGGCGCGGCAGTACCGGCCCCTCTTCCCCCTGGGCGCGCCGGACCGGGACTGA
- a CDS encoding BatA domain-containing protein, with product MTFGNPWFLLGALGALIPVLVHLFDRRRPRAHPFGPLAFVLRSQKRTASRLKLKRLLLYALRTLILLAIPVALARPELTRDAQAATVTRGPAATAVILDASLSMRWSDGTSNFEKGRDEARDALKDLLPEEPATVMVCTTSPEAPPPPGFDRARLRSLVDEAKPTYGTADLSRCLDMAARSLEENPMPGKRLVVVSDMTASGFRLEAPPPTVKGPTGAMVKPEVVLRDVASGRESLDNHALVDLRVEPALQAGPRAYQFTFTVRNFGTKPAKDLEAAVRVGESTLAKGFVDVPAGGTTQKTLTVRFPQGGTVVGQVTLAPDALAEDDRRAFVLPVPRGLKALVVNGSPHATRYRDEAFFVDAALTSPGSPVEVAVRDAEVGLREDFSAYDLVLLLNTTAPSEEEAQKLTTFVENGGGLFVSVGDHVNPEAYNQRLGALLPRPLRLVRTSAEREDPDAETKTAKLAQVKVDHPLFAPFTGRAEEGLIGARFYKYMLLEADSPSAPGTSQVLATYEDGAPAVAVARRGKGRVALFTSTVDRDWSDFAIRTSFLPLMQRFAAYLTGSLEEREEVRVRVGESVTLHPEGTQKVTGVRAPDGSDVPLKAQPDGSFVAGPTVEPGVHSVLGADGKPVAALDFAATLDPAESDLTRVPQDTLTAYFGEDTVKASTGDADKPAVPLWTWLILAACLAFFFEGTLLRK from the coding sequence GTGACGTTCGGCAACCCGTGGTTCCTGTTGGGCGCGCTGGGTGCGCTCATCCCCGTGCTGGTGCACCTGTTCGACCGGCGCCGGCCCCGGGCGCATCCGTTCGGGCCGCTCGCGTTCGTGCTGCGCAGCCAGAAGCGCACGGCGAGCCGGCTCAAGCTGAAGCGGCTGCTCCTGTACGCGCTGCGCACGCTCATCCTGCTGGCCATTCCGGTGGCACTGGCGCGGCCGGAGCTCACCCGTGACGCGCAGGCGGCCACGGTGACGCGCGGGCCCGCGGCCACGGCGGTCATCCTGGACGCGTCGCTGTCCATGCGCTGGTCGGACGGCACGTCCAACTTCGAGAAGGGCCGCGACGAGGCGCGCGACGCGCTCAAGGACCTGCTGCCGGAGGAGCCCGCGACGGTGATGGTGTGCACGACGTCGCCGGAAGCGCCACCGCCGCCGGGCTTCGACCGCGCCCGCCTGCGCTCGCTGGTGGACGAGGCGAAGCCCACCTATGGCACGGCGGACCTGTCGCGCTGCCTGGACATGGCCGCGCGCTCGCTGGAGGAGAACCCGATGCCGGGCAAGCGCCTGGTGGTGGTCTCCGACATGACGGCCTCGGGCTTCCGGCTGGAGGCGCCGCCGCCCACGGTGAAGGGGCCCACGGGCGCCATGGTGAAGCCGGAGGTCGTGCTGCGCGACGTGGCGTCCGGGCGCGAGTCGCTGGACAACCACGCGCTGGTGGACCTGCGGGTGGAGCCCGCGCTGCAGGCGGGGCCGCGCGCGTACCAGTTCACCTTCACGGTGCGCAACTTCGGCACGAAGCCGGCGAAGGACCTGGAGGCCGCCGTGCGCGTGGGCGAGTCCACGCTGGCCAAGGGCTTCGTGGACGTGCCCGCGGGCGGCACGACGCAGAAGACGCTGACGGTGCGCTTCCCGCAGGGCGGCACGGTGGTGGGCCAGGTGACGCTCGCGCCGGACGCGCTGGCGGAGGATGACCGGCGGGCCTTCGTGCTGCCGGTGCCGCGCGGATTGAAGGCGCTGGTGGTGAACGGCTCGCCGCATGCGACGCGCTACCGGGACGAGGCCTTCTTCGTGGACGCGGCGCTGACTTCACCGGGCTCACCGGTGGAGGTGGCGGTGCGCGACGCGGAGGTGGGGCTGCGCGAGGACTTCAGCGCGTACGACCTGGTGCTGCTGCTCAACACGACGGCGCCTTCGGAGGAAGAAGCGCAGAAGCTCACGACCTTCGTGGAGAACGGCGGCGGCCTCTTCGTGAGCGTGGGCGACCACGTGAACCCGGAGGCGTACAACCAGCGGCTGGGCGCGCTCCTGCCGCGCCCGTTGCGCCTGGTGCGCACCAGCGCGGAGCGCGAGGACCCGGACGCGGAGACGAAGACGGCGAAGCTGGCGCAGGTGAAGGTGGACCATCCGCTGTTCGCGCCCTTCACGGGCCGCGCGGAGGAGGGGCTCATCGGGGCGCGCTTCTACAAGTACATGCTGCTGGAGGCGGACAGCCCGTCCGCACCAGGCACCAGTCAGGTGCTGGCCACGTACGAGGACGGCGCTCCGGCGGTGGCGGTGGCTCGGCGGGGCAAGGGGCGCGTGGCGCTGTTCACCAGCACGGTGGACCGCGACTGGAGCGACTTCGCCATCCGGACCAGCTTCCTGCCGCTCATGCAGCGCTTCGCCGCGTACCTCACGGGCTCCCTGGAGGAGCGCGAGGAGGTGCGCGTGCGCGTGGGTGAGTCCGTGACGCTGCATCCGGAGGGCACGCAGAAGGTGACGGGTGTGCGCGCGCCGGACGGCAGCGACGTGCCGCTGAAGGCCCAGCCGGACGGCTCGTTCGTGGCGGGGCCCACGGTGGAGCCCGGTGTGCACTCGGTGCTGGGCGCGGATGGCAAGCCCGTGGCCGCGCTGGACTTCGCAGCCACGCTGGACCCGGCGGAGAGTGATTTGACGCGCGTGCCCCAGGACACGCTGACGGCCTACTTCGGCGAGGACACGGTGAAGGCCTCCACGGGGGACGCGGACAAGCCCGCCGTGCCGCTGTGGACGTGGCTCATCCTGGCCGCGTGCCTGGCGTTCTTCTTCGAGGGCACCCTGCTCCGGAAGTAG
- a CDS encoding methyltransferase: MRLGLKADNLLERVADFLNLAPQPLAHAFFGMMASRTLMAGARLGVYAALADGAATAEALAARLKTSTEGMRALLEALIACEVVELHRGRFRLAPRARRWLDPRSPQAITAFLEFNYAQWDWWGQLENAVRSGQSVDIHQFAPDDPRWRDYIQAMYQLARLASPEVAANIPLPRGARHLLDLGGAHGWYAAELCRMHRGLKATVVDLEGSVRVGREIIAQAGLSHRVTHKEGDVLTAELGGPYDGVLLFQVLHHLTPAQCVALLRRVRGAMVSRGTLAVLEYLREERDTQGTSAPLIGLHYFLTSGAASYTPAEVEGFLDDAGFKVQSTRPIRHLPLQTLIIAQPD, translated from the coding sequence ATGCGGCTGGGCCTGAAGGCGGACAACCTCCTGGAGCGGGTGGCGGACTTCCTGAACCTGGCGCCGCAGCCGCTGGCGCACGCCTTCTTCGGGATGATGGCGTCGCGCACGCTGATGGCCGGGGCGCGGCTGGGCGTCTACGCGGCGCTCGCGGACGGCGCGGCGACGGCGGAGGCGCTGGCGGCGCGGCTCAAGACGAGCACGGAAGGGATGCGGGCGCTCCTGGAAGCGCTCATCGCCTGCGAGGTGGTGGAGCTGCACCGGGGCCGCTTCCGGCTGGCGCCCCGGGCGCGGCGGTGGCTGGACCCGCGCTCACCGCAGGCCATCACGGCGTTCCTGGAGTTCAACTACGCCCAGTGGGACTGGTGGGGGCAGCTGGAGAACGCGGTGAGGAGCGGGCAGTCGGTGGACATCCACCAGTTCGCCCCGGACGACCCGCGCTGGCGCGACTACATCCAGGCCATGTACCAGCTGGCGCGGCTGGCCTCGCCGGAGGTGGCGGCGAACATTCCCCTGCCCCGGGGAGCGAGGCACCTGCTGGACCTGGGCGGCGCGCATGGCTGGTACGCGGCGGAGCTGTGCCGGATGCACCGGGGGCTGAAGGCCACGGTGGTGGACCTGGAGGGCAGCGTGCGCGTGGGACGGGAGATCATCGCCCAGGCGGGGCTGTCGCACCGGGTGACGCACAAGGAAGGGGACGTGCTGACCGCGGAGCTGGGCGGGCCGTATGACGGCGTGCTGCTGTTCCAGGTGCTGCACCACCTGACGCCCGCGCAGTGCGTGGCGCTCTTGAGGCGCGTGCGCGGCGCCATGGTGTCGCGGGGCACGTTGGCGGTGCTGGAGTACCTGCGCGAGGAGCGGGATACGCAGGGGACGTCCGCGCCGCTCATCGGGCTGCACTACTTCCTCACGTCCGGCGCGGCGTCGTACACGCCCGCGGAGGTCGAGGGCTTCCTGGATGACGCGGGCTTCAAGGTGCAGAGCACGCGGCCCATCCGGCATCTGCCACTGCAGACGTTGATCATCGCGCAGCCGGACTGA
- a CDS encoding response regulator, which yields MAPRILVVDDNQELLSLLTQLFEDAGYEVVGASRGKQAIESARAQPPGCAVLDILLPDMMGYHLADTLRKDNPQLPLLFITGVFKGGKHATEARQKYQAAGYFEKPFEAQKLLEAVAKVLPAEKKVPAASMQDAFEVELDIDVEEEGPQDAMELTGRIKVTGGGNLTAEIRGANLTATPMQKVSTTQVRPPTPGRPPDPLPVGAGAPGSRRGELKDNLPSLLTAFYLSRETGELGVQRGKVKKVVYFENGTPVFALSNLLADRFGQFLVRVGKIKPEQLQDASAVAAQSHRRTGDVLVERALLKDTERLYYVGQQVKAIIYSLFSWEEGTYVMSFKEKASSESIKLDVHPANLIVRGIKKLYKPERLRRLLQPEDRLIPAVAPAYGLNEVELERWEAELLPKIDGNRVVAELLAFANRPEHVVYGFLVSMMALGILDKRQ from the coding sequence ATGGCGCCTCGAATCCTCGTCGTGGACGACAACCAGGAGCTCCTCTCCCTCCTCACGCAGCTGTTCGAGGACGCAGGGTATGAGGTCGTTGGCGCCAGCCGTGGAAAGCAGGCCATCGAGTCCGCCCGCGCCCAGCCTCCCGGCTGTGCCGTTTTGGACATCCTCCTGCCGGACATGATGGGCTACCACCTGGCGGACACGCTGCGGAAGGACAACCCCCAGCTGCCGCTGCTCTTCATCACCGGCGTCTTCAAGGGCGGCAAGCACGCCACCGAGGCGCGCCAGAAGTACCAGGCCGCCGGCTACTTCGAGAAACCCTTCGAGGCCCAGAAGCTGCTGGAAGCGGTGGCCAAGGTGCTGCCCGCGGAGAAGAAGGTCCCCGCCGCCTCCATGCAGGACGCCTTCGAGGTGGAGCTGGACATCGACGTGGAGGAGGAGGGCCCGCAGGACGCCATGGAGCTGACCGGCCGCATCAAGGTCACCGGCGGCGGCAACCTCACGGCCGAAATCCGCGGCGCCAACCTCACCGCCACGCCCATGCAGAAGGTGTCCACCACCCAGGTGCGGCCCCCCACGCCGGGCCGTCCGCCGGATCCGCTGCCCGTGGGCGCGGGCGCTCCGGGCAGCCGCCGGGGCGAACTGAAGGACAACCTGCCCTCGCTGCTCACCGCCTTCTACCTGTCGCGCGAGACGGGCGAGCTGGGCGTGCAGCGCGGCAAGGTGAAGAAGGTCGTCTACTTCGAGAACGGCACCCCGGTGTTCGCGCTCTCCAACCTGCTGGCGGACCGCTTCGGGCAGTTCCTGGTGCGCGTGGGGAAGATCAAACCCGAGCAGCTCCAGGACGCCTCCGCCGTCGCCGCGCAGAGCCACCGGCGCACCGGCGACGTGCTGGTGGAGCGCGCCCTGCTCAAGGACACCGAGCGGCTGTACTACGTGGGCCAGCAGGTGAAGGCCATCATCTACTCGCTCTTCTCCTGGGAGGAGGGCACGTACGTGATGAGCTTCAAGGAGAAGGCCTCCTCGGAGTCCATCAAGCTGGACGTGCACCCGGCGAACCTCATCGTCCGGGGCATCAAGAAGCTCTACAAGCCGGAGCGCCTGCGCCGCCTGCTCCAGCCCGAGGACCGGCTCATCCCCGCCGTCGCCCCCGCCTACGGCCTCAACGAGGTGGAGCTGGAGCGCTGGGAGGCGGAGCTGCTGCCCAAGATTGACGGCAACCGCGTGGTGGCGGAGCTGCTCGCGTTCGCCAACCGGCCGGAGCACGTCGTCTACGGCTTCCTGGTGTCCATGATGGCGCTGGGCATCCTGGACAAGCGCCAGTAG
- a CDS encoding helix-turn-helix transcriptional regulator → MTAAPLSSPRSELGHFLRTRRARLRPSDVGLPEGVRRRTPGLRREEVAQLAAVGVSWYTWLEQGRDIQVSEAMLERLSSALRLDAAERSYLFELAQGRSPRPVAATPPIVSPLLAHTIEAHRHPAVVSTVRWDVVAMNGPALKLWGDQRGTNALRNTFLGKVPPLATVEREAHARNLVARFRAEAARAGAHEQFQELADELMAKSPEFRRLWTQHDLHAEPEGMKVVDLPGTGRIELAHVTLMHIEPDARALRVLFYSPAGPESAQRMARALAER, encoded by the coding sequence GTGACTGCCGCCCCCCTGTCGTCTCCGCGCTCCGAGCTGGGGCACTTTCTCCGGACGCGCCGGGCGCGGCTGCGGCCGTCCGATGTGGGGCTGCCCGAGGGCGTGCGGCGGCGCACGCCGGGGCTGCGGCGCGAGGAGGTCGCGCAGCTCGCCGCCGTGGGGGTGAGTTGGTACACGTGGCTCGAGCAGGGGCGCGACATCCAGGTTTCGGAGGCGATGCTCGAGCGACTTTCGAGCGCGCTGCGCCTCGATGCGGCGGAACGTTCGTACCTGTTCGAGCTTGCCCAAGGTCGCTCGCCCCGTCCGGTTGCCGCAACGCCGCCGATCGTGAGCCCCCTGCTCGCACACACGATCGAGGCGCATCGTCATCCGGCGGTTGTCTCGACCGTGCGCTGGGACGTCGTCGCAATGAACGGGCCCGCGCTGAAGCTTTGGGGTGATCAGCGTGGCACGAATGCCCTGCGGAACACCTTCCTCGGCAAGGTACCGCCGCTCGCCACGGTGGAGCGCGAGGCACACGCCCGAAACCTCGTTGCGCGCTTTCGCGCGGAAGCCGCGCGCGCGGGTGCCCATGAGCAGTTCCAGGAGCTTGCGGACGAGCTGATGGCGAAGAGCCCCGAGTTCCGCCGGCTCTGGACGCAGCATGACCTGCATGCCGAACCCGAGGGCATGAAGGTCGTCGACCTCCCCGGAACCGGCCGCATCGAGCTCGCGCACGTGACGCTGATGCACATCGAGCCGGATGCACGCGCTCTTCGAGTCCTCTTCTATTCTCCCGCCGGCCCCGAGAGCGCGCAGCGGATGGCGCGTGCTCTCGCAGAACGTTGA
- a CDS encoding MXAN_6627.5 family MYXO-CTERM protein, whose protein sequence is MSSLFARICPAGLLAGFLLFSPLAVHAQEGPQQDAGRPDDPNSPEGDDNTGRVPTNCRTSNDCATRFSCTSGKCKYTGVREAETQGCMLGPSAALMVLGVAAVAGSRRRR, encoded by the coding sequence ATGTCCTCCCTCTTCGCCCGCATCTGCCCGGCAGGGCTCCTGGCCGGATTCCTCCTGTTCTCCCCCCTGGCAGTCCATGCCCAAGAGGGCCCGCAGCAGGACGCGGGCCGGCCGGACGACCCCAACTCCCCGGAAGGGGATGACAACACCGGGCGCGTGCCCACCAACTGCCGGACCAGCAACGACTGCGCGACGCGCTTCAGCTGCACCTCGGGCAAGTGCAAGTACACCGGCGTGCGCGAGGCGGAGACGCAGGGCTGCATGCTGGGGCCCTCGGCGGCGCTGATGGTGCTGGGCGTGGCCGCCGTGGCAGGCTCGCGGCGCCGCCGGTAG
- a CDS encoding DUF58 domain-containing protein, which produces MALLDAQTLSRLQGVKLRARAVMEGVLSGLHKSPHQGQSVEFAEHKEYAPGDELRHLDWKAYGKFDKYYVKRFEHETNLRSVMVVDASASMGYQSGALSKLDVAKTLAGALSYLLVRQQDAAGLALMVGGAFKDVPPRASAGHLNVLLDALEHTQAKGPTDLGSAADHLAEVLPRRSTVIVLSDLLDERQEALKRILALRQRKNDVAVFHLVDPAELTFPFDDPTLFLDMEGEGRIEVNPREIKQSYLEEFGAFLADVKARCAEADVDYELVRTDERLDEVLLRFLGRRGRRR; this is translated from the coding sequence ATGGCGCTGCTCGACGCCCAGACATTGTCCCGCCTCCAGGGCGTGAAGCTGCGCGCCCGCGCCGTGATGGAGGGCGTGCTGTCCGGCCTCCACAAGAGCCCCCATCAGGGCCAGAGCGTGGAGTTCGCCGAGCACAAGGAGTACGCCCCCGGCGACGAGCTGCGCCACCTGGACTGGAAGGCCTACGGCAAGTTCGACAAGTACTACGTCAAGCGCTTCGAGCATGAGACGAACCTGCGCTCGGTGATGGTCGTGGATGCGTCCGCGTCCATGGGCTACCAGAGCGGCGCGCTGTCCAAGCTGGATGTCGCCAAGACGCTCGCGGGCGCGCTCAGCTACCTGCTCGTGCGCCAGCAGGATGCGGCGGGACTGGCCCTGATGGTGGGCGGCGCGTTCAAGGACGTGCCGCCCCGCGCCTCCGCCGGCCACCTCAACGTGCTGCTGGACGCGCTGGAGCACACGCAAGCCAAGGGCCCCACGGACCTGGGCAGCGCGGCGGATCATCTGGCGGAGGTGCTGCCCCGGCGCTCCACGGTCATCGTGCTGTCGGACCTGCTGGATGAACGGCAGGAGGCGCTCAAGCGCATCCTGGCCCTGCGGCAGCGCAAGAACGACGTGGCGGTGTTCCACCTGGTGGATCCGGCGGAGCTGACGTTCCCCTTCGACGACCCCACCCTCTTCCTGGACATGGAGGGCGAGGGCCGCATCGAGGTGAACCCGCGCGAGATCAAGCAGAGCTACCTGGAGGAGTTCGGCGCGTTCCTCGCGGACGTGAAGGCCCGTTGCGCCGAGGCCGACGTGGACTACGAGCTGGTGCGCACGGACGAGCGGCTGGATGAAGTGCTGCTGCGCTTCCTGGGGCGTCGCGGGAGGCGAAGGTGA
- a CDS encoding helix-turn-helix domain-containing protein codes for MTQQGRSGCPINLTLEQLGDRWSLIVIRDVMFGNRRTYGELLEQSEEGIASNILADRLKRLTASGLLARRQDPNHRQKGIYSLTEASIQLVPLLSHMGAWGRRHTRPSEELSVRAELLEQGGPPLWDAFMEELRHLHLNAPRPARSVFQELQATYEKAMARKARRARAQER; via the coding sequence ATGACGCAGCAAGGGCGCTCCGGCTGTCCCATCAACCTGACGCTCGAACAGCTTGGCGACCGTTGGAGCCTGATCGTCATCCGCGACGTCATGTTCGGGAACCGGCGCACCTACGGCGAGCTGCTGGAGCAGAGCGAGGAGGGCATCGCGTCCAACATCCTCGCGGACCGGTTGAAGCGCCTGACCGCGTCCGGCCTGCTGGCGCGACGTCAGGATCCGAACCACCGGCAGAAGGGCATCTACAGCCTCACGGAGGCGTCCATCCAGCTGGTGCCCCTGCTTTCGCACATGGGGGCCTGGGGCCGCCGGCACACGCGCCCGAGCGAGGAGCTGTCCGTGCGCGCGGAGCTGCTGGAGCAGGGCGGCCCGCCACTCTGGGACGCGTTCATGGAGGAGCTGCGCCACCTGCACCTGAACGCGCCACGCCCGGCGCGCTCGGTGTTTCAGGAGTTGCAGGCCACCTATGAGAAGGCCATGGCGCGCAAGGCCCGTCGCGCTCGAGCCCAGGAGCGCTGA
- the nagZ gene encoding beta-N-acetylhexosaminidase, with protein sequence MVGFPGTRIDADLAALMDEGIYGAILFKRNVGTAAETAALCRDIKTRAGRPFILSVDQEGGRVARLRGEPYTSLPPMRELGQRGDEALAERVGRLLAHELRAVGFDWDFAPVLDVDTNPANPVIGDRSFSRDPVEVGRLGVALAKGLEAGGVASCGKHFPGHGDTTTDSHLTLPKLPHDLERLRRVELVPFQAFAKAGLASLMTAHVLFDALEQGVPATMSHRALHDLLRKELGFDGVLVSDDLEMKAIADHYSVAEAAVQGTLAGVDLFLVCHKADVQRTAIEALVKAVESGRVPRERITEAHRRLDALAARFAHPAEDRLATLGDAQHRALAEGLASAFTGKDPTEVMLASR encoded by the coding sequence ATGGTGGGCTTTCCTGGCACCCGCATCGACGCCGACCTCGCGGCGTTGATGGATGAAGGCATCTACGGCGCCATCCTCTTCAAGCGCAACGTGGGCACCGCGGCGGAGACCGCGGCGCTGTGCCGTGACATCAAGACTCGCGCGGGCCGGCCCTTCATCCTCTCCGTGGATCAGGAGGGCGGCCGGGTCGCGCGCCTGCGCGGTGAGCCCTACACGTCCCTGCCGCCCATGCGTGAGCTGGGACAGCGCGGCGACGAAGCCCTGGCCGAGCGCGTGGGCCGCCTGCTCGCACACGAGCTGCGCGCCGTGGGCTTCGACTGGGACTTCGCGCCCGTGCTCGACGTGGACACCAACCCGGCCAACCCGGTGATTGGCGACCGCAGCTTCAGCCGCGACCCGGTGGAGGTGGGCCGGCTGGGCGTGGCGCTCGCGAAGGGACTGGAGGCCGGCGGCGTGGCGTCCTGCGGAAAGCACTTCCCCGGCCATGGCGACACGACGACGGACAGCCACCTCACCCTGCCGAAGCTCCCGCACGACCTGGAGCGCCTGCGCCGCGTGGAGCTGGTGCCGTTCCAGGCCTTCGCGAAGGCGGGGCTCGCGTCGCTGATGACGGCGCATGTGCTGTTCGACGCGCTGGAGCAGGGCGTCCCCGCGACCATGAGCCACCGCGCGCTGCACGACCTGCTCCGCAAGGAGCTGGGCTTCGACGGCGTGCTCGTCAGCGATGACCTGGAGATGAAGGCCATCGCGGACCACTACTCGGTGGCGGAGGCCGCGGTGCAGGGCACGCTCGCGGGCGTGGACCTGTTCCTCGTGTGCCACAAGGCGGATGTGCAGCGCACCGCCATCGAAGCCCTGGTGAAGGCGGTGGAGTCCGGCCGCGTCCCGCGCGAGCGCATCACCGAAGCGCACCGGCGCCTGGACGCGCTCGCCGCCCGCTTCGCGCACCCCGCCGAGGACCGGCTCGCCACGCTGGGCGACGCGCAGCACCGCGCGCTGGCCGAGGGCCTCGCCAGTGCCTTCACCGGCAAGGACCCCACGGAGGTCATGCTCGCGTCGCGTTAG
- the bcp gene encoding thioredoxin-dependent thiol peroxidase, translated as MPMPQAGDKAPGFSLPDQSGATVSLSQFKGRHVVLYFYPKDATPGCTTEACDFRDEHSALVKAGAVVLGVSPDSVASHQKFATKQGLPFSLLADPDHALADAYGVWGEKSLYGRKFMGLIRATFLIGPDGKVVRVWPKVKVAGHVAEVLSTLQGGGADAAEAPKKAPAKAPKAVVKKAPAAGAKAATVKKPAAKGAARKGARA; from the coding sequence ATGCCCATGCCCCAAGCAGGTGACAAGGCCCCCGGCTTCTCGCTCCCCGACCAGAGCGGCGCCACCGTCTCCCTCTCGCAGTTCAAGGGACGGCACGTCGTCCTCTATTTCTACCCGAAGGACGCGACCCCCGGCTGCACCACGGAGGCGTGTGACTTCCGCGACGAGCACTCCGCGCTGGTGAAGGCCGGCGCGGTGGTGCTGGGCGTGTCGCCGGACAGCGTCGCCTCGCACCAGAAGTTCGCCACGAAGCAGGGGCTGCCGTTCTCGCTCCTGGCGGATCCGGATCACGCGCTCGCGGACGCGTATGGCGTGTGGGGCGAGAAGTCCCTCTATGGCCGCAAGTTCATGGGCCTCATCCGCGCGACCTTCCTCATCGGCCCGGACGGCAAGGTCGTCCGCGTGTGGCCCAAGGTGAAGGTGGCCGGCCACGTCGCGGAGGTCCTGTCCACGCTCCAGGGCGGCGGCGCGGACGCGGCCGAGGCTCCGAAGAAGGCTCCGGCGAAGGCTCCGAAGGCCGTGGTGAAGAAGGCCCCGGCGGCCGGCGCGAAGGCCGCGACTGTCAAGAAACCGGCGGCGAAGGGCGCGGCCCGGAAGGGCGCTCGCGCCTGA
- a CDS encoding MoxR family ATPase, which translates to MESAAPAPLPPSDATPEDLRAVEELAQARSAIVEQIEKRVVGQRDVVEHLLISLFSRGHCLFVGVPGLAKTLLISTLADVLNLSFNRIQFTPDLMPSDITGTDILEEDKTTGRRSFRFMQGPLFANIILADEVNRTPPKTQAALLQAMQEYRVTAGGRTYPLELPFLVFATQNPIEQEGTYPLPEAQLDRFMFLVDVGYPTAEEEVQIVKSTTAGAPPKLEKILSPERILALQELVRRVPVPDHVVRFAVELVRNTRPKEAGVPDFVAKNVSWGAGPRASQYLVLAAKARAILNGRFVATVEDVRALARPVLRHRVLPNFTAESDGITSVKLVDQLLTVVKG; encoded by the coding sequence ATGGAAAGCGCCGCCCCCGCCCCTCTCCCCCCGTCCGACGCCACTCCCGAGGACCTGCGCGCCGTCGAGGAGCTTGCCCAGGCCCGCAGCGCCATCGTCGAGCAGATTGAAAAGCGCGTCGTCGGCCAGCGGGACGTGGTGGAGCACCTGCTGATTTCGCTCTTCAGCCGCGGCCACTGCCTCTTCGTGGGCGTGCCGGGCCTGGCGAAGACGCTGCTCATCTCCACCCTGGCGGACGTGCTCAACCTGTCCTTCAACCGCATCCAGTTCACGCCGGACCTGATGCCGTCCGACATCACCGGCACGGACATCCTGGAGGAGGACAAGACGACGGGCCGCCGCTCCTTCCGCTTCATGCAGGGCCCGCTGTTCGCGAACATCATCCTCGCGGACGAGGTGAACCGCACGCCGCCCAAGACGCAGGCCGCGCTGCTCCAGGCCATGCAGGAGTACCGCGTCACCGCCGGCGGCCGCACGTACCCGCTGGAGCTGCCCTTCCTCGTCTTCGCGACGCAGAACCCCATTGAACAGGAGGGCACCTATCCCCTCCCCGAGGCGCAGCTGGACCGCTTCATGTTCCTGGTGGACGTGGGCTACCCCACCGCCGAGGAGGAGGTGCAGATCGTCAAGAGCACCACCGCCGGCGCGCCGCCGAAGCTGGAGAAGATCCTCTCCCCCGAGCGCATCCTGGCCCTGCAGGAGCTGGTGCGCCGCGTGCCGGTGCCGGACCACGTGGTGCGCTTCGCGGTGGAGCTGGTGCGCAACACGCGTCCCAAGGAAGCGGGCGTGCCGGACTTCGTGGCGAAGAACGTGTCGTGGGGCGCGGGGCCTCGCGCGAGCCAGTACCTGGTGCTCGCGGCCAAGGCGCGCGCCATCCTCAACGGCCGCTTCGTGGCCACGGTGGAGGACGTGCGCGCGCTGGCGAGGCCCGTGCTGCGCCACCGCGTGCTGCCCAACTTCACCGCGGAGAGCGATGGCATCACGTCCGTGAAGCTCGTTGATCAGCTCCTCACGGTGGTGAAGGGCTAG